From the genome of Desulfofalx alkaliphila DSM 12257, one region includes:
- a CDS encoding A24 family peptidase — protein sequence MELIYSPIFWGCVLPSTAAAYTDWKEYRLPNYITLPVLILGLGYGLYTGNWLDSLIGAGLGFLIGFVSFLLGQMGMGDAKLMAAFGAWLGPYGFLFVLFIACWLGAIWGIYKIIRVGKLKGGFRSLLKWSRLPEDPDAPLPAGAIAFGCCLVAGLWIFVFISLWAKEAMLG from the coding sequence ATGGAGTTGATATATTCGCCAATATTTTGGGGGTGTGTACTGCCATCCACAGCGGCCGCATATACAGACTGGAAAGAATATCGGTTGCCCAACTATATAACCTTGCCAGTGCTAATTTTAGGACTGGGTTACGGCCTTTACACTGGCAATTGGCTTGATTCATTAATAGGTGCTGGACTGGGTTTCCTTATAGGGTTTGTTAGCTTTTTGTTGGGGCAAATGGGAATGGGTGATGCCAAGCTGATGGCCGCCTTTGGTGCTTGGTTAGGGCCTTATGGTTTTCTATTTGTGTTGTTCATTGCCTGCTGGCTGGGAGCTATATGGGGGATATATAAAATTATACGGGTAGGAAAATTAAAAGGTGGTTTTCGCTCATTATTAAAGTGGAGCAGGCTACCAGAAGACCCTGATGCACCACTACCAGCCGGGGCCATAGCCTTTGGTTGTTGCTTGGTTGCGGGCTTGTGGATATTTGTATTTATTAGTCTTTGGGCAAAGGAGGCAATGCTAGGATGA